Proteins encoded together in one Streptomyces umbrinus window:
- a CDS encoding type IV secretory system conjugative DNA transfer family protein → MATNRRKAARPKASSWDKISARTPGETLTNRDVYDSQQLDRSTFLTLRSTRPGIVVAVITGVLVTIVAWVFYSLIATAVLSVGVSVGPGVSGSGSSSSTGKPSVYYVQDTTTGAGGSVVKCYRPLTKDGNPDVKAKCYHSAEAVPVPSWYTAAKDGKPSAERPAEPKKSATTVGEQLADVSGFKLFITLGSGLMVALIIGTWFSRKVAAANLMNTTSDINQYQNDQHISLPEEIQQNYDWFPDAGAHSSVQVSSMLSHMMLKKKGLGTVEVAQRAKKDVIDEEGNLVYYAGEVMDDDEGDPLTQTLPIIDEDFGDELFEASGLPDDKTLRQKYDTTRIPYNPDGKNRDKLGFESDTYKTVAALIKEDWTFPAYEVQRPAGAYVVDTAPVNTMVLAITRAGKGQTYIEPIIDMWSREKKPSNMVINDPKGELLVKNYVPLVTRGFEPVQFNLINSMKTDIYNPLGLAADAAREGNFTKCALYVENIAGIFFPLDGGEDPVWPNAANNAFKRAAYGLIDFYLEEERELRSAAAVLNMDPALLEQKLDDLWGKATLYNCYQLFVQMSSKKIKNPEAELEKRVKAGEFENNEDALAEEQENAAAQAFMWEGKADQDMLSLYFNASEELPRNNMRTLVGNAHNALRSMAGAEKMLASVYGIAITAMSFFTDPTISTLTSGKPSQNTDLAGLSFPRRLGVRFAPNYVKRDHLVGQQAVWSAYADLMFTENLGEDFEHEEIVGREGWARYNFKGKFPGDEAWLKLELVNPQTKMLVRTFYFSFTKNYQVSLNGRHYVVEPVTGKKIVKNGVTRELKPVREGGTLDGKILSFQPGDTLYPDTRLDFSGGGNPEKVSYQARAITQTLSRYSESPKALFLVTPPHLMKYAKLILILVKQLFDVSADQAYMTKSNQKPLYRTRFMLDELGNLQSEGKGIDGFETMLSIGLGQEQQFTLILQTLQQLRDVYGESVDKIVQGNCLALDAKIATPDGWTTLEKIQPGDELMTPFGTVTTVTEKYPVKIRPVYRLKLRDGSSVEACPDHLWPVERWKSSIKYLGGKDENGKRLYVGGADGKTMARVTEIISTEELKSRVEKGRQVDLIAIDPVAYPEMDLPIDPYVLGAILGDGHINPEGTVSFYSSDLEIVDEIRRRGYDIVEQAVADGLCPKYRINGLRKLMREFDIAGKRSWEKSIPEAYLRGSVAQRTDLLRGLMDTDGTISAKGEMEFTSASRELAEGVQTLIRSLGGRVAINVKTNITYTAPNQSEPKAARDAYRVQNMRLPKVNPFALPRKAERWRDRTRGFNCVVSVEYVRDDEVQCIRVADERHLYLTDDFIPTHNTSNIVFLKSTDDSMIETLEKMSGKTHRSYRDSKQISQDLDKVIGGKTEGRVSYTMNTKEEPLISYNDMAFLSPRNSIVFRAGDAPIWNRNQTILPMSFRLLGNTIKHPGHTYSLQTIPTLSSAMDFDVRMNQPDFVKMLEKRMRQAVKAAAAKAQYKEIYGYQEVDIERLDPDVYADEVMEVITTMTTVDEGQDPNAPVVVDPDEYEGMSMFDEDQFIENVEVGVAVAESQAVSAERQRLLYAEGTISKEMLVNPDGSAKVKSLDIEIGEAYKSAQTELEQDREHFSVGGDGELRSADGSQTYISQIRSDAYAHAVRRINGHVNDEDSRVFAEEDVTEEDLKSLATVKVHSAFYQYLASLPSWEVLADGRFDRAMAIEMNAK, encoded by the coding sequence ATGGCCACGAACAGGCGGAAGGCGGCACGGCCGAAGGCGAGCAGCTGGGACAAGATCTCGGCGCGGACGCCCGGCGAGACGCTGACGAACCGAGACGTCTACGACAGCCAGCAGCTGGACCGCAGCACGTTCCTGACCCTGAGGTCGACCAGACCGGGCATCGTCGTCGCGGTGATTACCGGCGTGCTGGTGACGATCGTCGCCTGGGTCTTCTACTCGCTCATCGCCACGGCGGTGCTCTCGGTGGGCGTGTCCGTGGGTCCGGGTGTGTCCGGCAGCGGCAGCAGCAGCAGCACAGGCAAGCCGAGCGTGTACTACGTCCAGGACACCACGACGGGTGCGGGCGGCTCGGTCGTGAAGTGTTACCGGCCCCTGACCAAGGACGGCAACCCGGACGTGAAGGCGAAGTGCTACCACAGCGCTGAGGCTGTTCCGGTCCCCAGCTGGTACACCGCGGCGAAGGACGGCAAGCCCAGCGCCGAGCGGCCGGCTGAGCCCAAGAAGAGCGCGACGACGGTCGGCGAGCAGCTGGCCGACGTCTCGGGGTTCAAGCTCTTCATCACGCTCGGCTCGGGTCTGATGGTCGCCCTGATCATCGGTACGTGGTTCTCGCGGAAGGTCGCCGCGGCGAACCTGATGAACACCACGAGCGACATCAACCAGTACCAGAACGACCAGCACATCTCCCTGCCGGAAGAGATCCAGCAGAACTACGACTGGTTCCCCGACGCCGGTGCTCACTCAAGCGTGCAGGTCAGCTCGATGCTCAGCCACATGATGCTCAAGAAGAAGGGCCTGGGCACCGTCGAGGTCGCCCAACGCGCCAAGAAGGACGTCATCGACGAGGAGGGGAACCTCGTCTACTACGCCGGCGAGGTCATGGACGACGACGAGGGCGATCCGCTGACGCAGACCCTGCCGATCATCGACGAGGACTTCGGCGACGAGCTGTTCGAGGCATCCGGGCTCCCCGATGACAAGACCCTGCGGCAGAAGTACGACACGACGCGGATCCCGTACAACCCTGACGGCAAGAACCGGGACAAGCTCGGCTTCGAGTCGGACACGTACAAGACCGTCGCCGCCCTGATCAAGGAGGACTGGACGTTCCCGGCGTACGAGGTCCAGCGCCCGGCCGGGGCGTACGTGGTCGATACCGCGCCGGTGAACACCATGGTGCTGGCCATCACCCGAGCCGGTAAGGGCCAGACGTACATCGAGCCGATCATCGACATGTGGTCGCGGGAGAAAAAGCCCTCAAACATGGTCATCAACGACCCCAAGGGCGAGTTGCTGGTGAAGAACTACGTTCCCCTGGTCACACGCGGGTTCGAGCCGGTGCAGTTCAACCTGATCAACTCCATGAAGACCGACATCTACAACCCCCTGGGGCTGGCAGCCGACGCGGCGCGTGAGGGCAACTTCACCAAGTGCGCACTGTACGTGGAGAACATCGCCGGGATCTTCTTTCCGCTCGACGGCGGCGAGGACCCGGTCTGGCCCAATGCCGCCAACAACGCCTTCAAGCGCGCGGCCTACGGACTCATCGACTTCTACCTGGAGGAGGAACGGGAGCTGCGCAGCGCCGCAGCCGTGCTGAATATGGACCCGGCGCTGCTGGAGCAGAAGCTCGATGACCTCTGGGGCAAGGCCACGCTCTACAACTGCTACCAGCTCTTCGTGCAGATGAGCTCGAAGAAGATCAAGAACCCTGAGGCCGAGCTGGAGAAGCGGGTCAAGGCCGGCGAGTTCGAGAACAACGAGGACGCCCTGGCCGAGGAGCAGGAGAACGCGGCGGCCCAGGCCTTCATGTGGGAGGGCAAGGCCGACCAGGACATGCTCAGCCTGTACTTCAACGCGAGCGAGGAGCTGCCCCGCAACAACATGCGCACACTGGTGGGCAACGCCCACAACGCGCTGCGCTCGATGGCCGGCGCGGAGAAGATGCTGGCCTCGGTGTACGGCATCGCGATCACCGCCATGTCGTTCTTCACCGACCCCACGATCTCGACGCTGACCTCGGGCAAGCCCTCGCAGAACACCGACCTGGCCGGCCTGAGCTTCCCGCGCCGCCTCGGCGTGCGCTTCGCGCCGAACTACGTCAAGCGCGACCACCTCGTCGGTCAGCAGGCCGTCTGGTCGGCCTACGCAGACCTGATGTTCACCGAGAACCTGGGCGAGGACTTCGAGCACGAGGAGATCGTCGGCCGCGAAGGTTGGGCCCGGTACAACTTCAAGGGCAAGTTCCCCGGCGACGAAGCCTGGCTCAAGCTGGAGCTGGTCAACCCGCAGACGAAGATGCTGGTACGCACCTTCTACTTCAGCTTCACGAAGAACTACCAGGTCTCGCTCAACGGCCGGCACTACGTGGTCGAGCCGGTGACGGGCAAGAAGATCGTGAAAAACGGCGTGACGCGTGAACTGAAGCCGGTGCGTGAGGGCGGCACCCTGGACGGGAAGATCCTGTCCTTCCAGCCCGGGGACACCCTCTACCCGGACACGCGACTCGACTTCTCCGGCGGCGGCAACCCGGAGAAAGTCTCGTATCAAGCACGGGCGATCACGCAGACACTGTCGCGCTACTCGGAGTCCCCGAAGGCACTGTTCCTGGTGACTCCACCTCACCTGATGAAGTACGCGAAGCTGATCCTGATCCTGGTCAAGCAGCTGTTCGACGTGAGCGCCGACCAGGCGTACATGACGAAGTCAAACCAAAAGCCGCTCTACCGCACGCGGTTCATGCTCGACGAGCTCGGCAACCTGCAGTCGGAGGGCAAGGGCATCGACGGCTTCGAGACGATGCTCTCCATCGGCCTGGGCCAGGAGCAGCAGTTCACGCTCATCCTGCAGACCCTGCAGCAGCTGCGCGACGTCTACGGAGAGAGCGTCGACAAGATCGTCCAAGGAAATTGCCTCGCGCTCGACGCCAAGATCGCCACGCCAGACGGATGGACGACGCTGGAGAAGATCCAGCCCGGTGACGAGCTGATGACCCCGTTCGGCACGGTCACGACTGTGACCGAGAAGTACCCAGTCAAGATTCGTCCGGTCTACCGGCTCAAGCTGCGCGACGGGTCCTCGGTAGAGGCATGCCCTGATCACCTGTGGCCGGTCGAGCGCTGGAAGTCCAGCATCAAGTACCTCGGCGGCAAGGACGAGAACGGCAAGCGGCTCTACGTTGGCGGTGCCGACGGCAAGACGATGGCGCGGGTTACCGAGATCATCAGCACCGAGGAGCTCAAGTCTCGCGTCGAGAAGGGTCGCCAGGTCGACCTGATCGCGATCGACCCGGTCGCCTACCCGGAGATGGACCTCCCGATCGACCCGTACGTCTTGGGCGCGATCCTGGGTGATGGTCACATCAACCCGGAGGGGACGGTTTCCTTCTACAGCAGCGACCTGGAGATCGTGGACGAGATCCGTCGTCGGGGATATGACATCGTCGAGCAGGCCGTCGCGGACGGCCTGTGCCCCAAGTACCGGATCAACGGGCTTCGGAAGCTCATGCGCGAGTTCGACATCGCCGGCAAGCGCTCGTGGGAGAAGTCGATCCCGGAGGCGTACCTTCGTGGCTCGGTCGCGCAGCGCACCGACCTGCTCCGGGGGCTGATGGACACCGACGGCACGATCAGCGCCAAGGGTGAGATGGAGTTCACCTCTGCGAGCCGTGAGCTCGCCGAGGGTGTGCAGACCCTGATCCGTTCGCTCGGTGGTCGCGTGGCAATCAATGTCAAAACGAACATCACGTACACGGCCCCGAACCAGAGCGAGCCCAAGGCGGCTCGGGACGCTTACCGCGTGCAGAACATGCGTCTGCCCAAGGTCAACCCGTTCGCGCTGCCCCGCAAGGCGGAGCGCTGGAGGGATCGCACGCGGGGCTTCAACTGTGTCGTCAGCGTCGAGTATGTGCGGGACGACGAGGTGCAATGCATCCGGGTGGCCGACGAGCGGCATCTCTACCTCACCGACGACTTCATCCCGACGCACAACACCTCGAACATCGTCTTCCTCAAGTCCACGGACGATTCGATGATCGAGACGCTGGAGAAGATGAGCGGCAAGACGCACCGGTCGTACCGGGACAGCAAACAGATCAGCCAGGATCTCGACAAGGTCATCGGCGGCAAGACCGAGGGCCGGGTCTCCTACACGATGAACACCAAGGAGGAGCCGCTGATCAGCTACAACGACATGGCCTTCCTTTCGCCGCGCAACTCGATCGTCTTCCGGGCCGGCGATGCGCCGATCTGGAACCGTAACCAGACGATCCTGCCGATGTCGTTCCGGCTGCTGGGGAACACGATCAAGCATCCGGGGCACACGTACTCGCTGCAGACGATCCCGACGCTGTCCAGTGCCATGGACTTCGACGTGCGGATGAATCAGCCGGACTTCGTGAAGATGCTGGAGAAGCGCATGCGGCAGGCGGTCAAGGCCGCTGCCGCGAAGGCGCAGTACAAGGAGATCTACGGCTACCAGGAGGTCGACATCGAGCGCCTGGACCCGGATGTCTACGCCGACGAGGTCATGGAGGTCATCACGACGATGACCACGGTCGACGAGGGCCAGGACCCCAACGCCCCGGTGGTCGTCGACCCCGACGAGTACGAGGGGATGAGCATGTTCGACGAGGACCAGTTCATCGAGAACGTCGAGGTCGGGGTTGCGGTCGCCGAGAGTCAGGCGGTCAGCGCCGAGCGGCAGCGTCTGCTCTACGCCGAGGGGACGATCAGCAAGGAGATGCTGGTCAACCCCGACGGCTCGGCGAAGGTCAAGAGCCTGGACATCGAGATCGGTGAGGCCTACAAGTCGGCGCAGACCGAGTTGGAGCAGGATCGCGAGCACTTCTCGGTCGGCGGCGACGGCGAGCTGCGCAGCGCCGATGGGTCTCAGACGTACATCAGCCAGATCCGCTCGGACGCGTACGCCCATGCGGTCCGCCGGATCAACGGCCATGTGAACGACGAGGACTCGCGGGTGTTCGCGGAGGAGGACGTCACCGAGGAGGACCTGAAGTCCCTGGCGACGGTGAAGGTCCACTCGGCCTTCTACCAGTACCTGGCCTCACTGCCGAGCTGGGAGGTGCTGGCCGACGGCCGGTTCGACCGGGCCATGGCCATCGAGATGAACGCGAAGTAG
- a CDS encoding ATP-binding protein: protein MPTTPKPLLLLGAGGTSPAYRRDLLESIAAAYPVVLADADAPDWARPYLTDHLAVDLADTEATAAQVKTYAAHHDPSGVMTYMEHHVVTTALLAQQLRLPGTSPQSMEACRDKAATRRLLDVHGVPSARSVLADDADTAVAWAAEHGFPVMVKPRAQAGSAGVMRADTPSEVRVAFDRAGRETVLGLDAYGPQGVLVEEFLDGPEISVETAVLGPGNSRIIAVTRKRVGPPPTAQEYGHCVDAHDPMLADPELARLITAAVDAVGVTCGALCIEVMLTARGPRVVEINGRIGGDLLHVLISEALGLDLARIAADIATGTHPQLRPTLDLSAAIQFLYPDRSGTVQRLALPSRLTEQSWVERLVTTAEPGDHVAAPPAAAYDDRLAHWIVRGTGPAQCAARLSQIEDALELLIAPPARTTACSR, encoded by the coding sequence ATGCCCACCACACCCAAGCCCCTGCTGCTCCTCGGAGCTGGCGGAACCTCTCCCGCCTATCGCCGCGACCTCCTGGAGAGCATTGCCGCCGCCTACCCCGTCGTCCTCGCGGACGCGGACGCCCCCGACTGGGCCCGCCCCTACCTGACCGACCACCTCGCCGTCGACCTCGCCGACACCGAAGCCACCGCAGCCCAGGTCAAGACGTACGCCGCGCACCACGACCCGAGCGGCGTGATGACCTACATGGAGCACCACGTCGTCACCACAGCCCTCCTCGCGCAGCAGCTGAGGCTGCCCGGCACCAGCCCCCAGTCCATGGAGGCATGCCGGGACAAGGCGGCCACCCGCCGCCTCCTGGACGTGCACGGCGTGCCCTCCGCCCGCTCGGTGCTGGCCGACGACGCGGACACCGCCGTCGCATGGGCCGCGGAACACGGCTTCCCCGTCATGGTCAAACCCCGCGCCCAGGCGGGCAGCGCCGGTGTGATGCGGGCCGACACCCCCTCCGAGGTACGGGTCGCCTTCGACCGGGCCGGCCGGGAGACCGTTCTCGGCCTCGACGCCTACGGCCCTCAGGGAGTCCTGGTCGAGGAGTTCCTGGACGGCCCGGAAATCAGCGTGGAGACGGCGGTCCTAGGTCCGGGCAACAGCCGCATCATCGCCGTCACCCGCAAGCGGGTCGGGCCGCCGCCCACCGCCCAGGAATACGGGCACTGCGTCGACGCCCACGACCCTATGCTGGCTGACCCCGAGCTCGCCCGCCTGATCACTGCCGCCGTCGACGCCGTCGGCGTGACCTGCGGAGCCCTGTGCATCGAGGTCATGCTCACCGCCCGCGGCCCGCGCGTCGTCGAGATCAACGGCCGGATCGGAGGCGACCTGCTGCACGTCCTGATCAGCGAGGCCCTCGGCCTGGACCTGGCACGGATCGCAGCCGACATCGCCACCGGAACCCACCCGCAGCTGCGCCCGACCCTCGACCTCAGCGCAGCGATCCAGTTCCTCTACCCAGACCGGTCCGGCACCGTGCAGCGCCTGGCCCTGCCCAGCCGCCTCACCGAACAGAGCTGGGTGGAGCGGCTGGTGACCACCGCCGAGCCGGGAGATCACGTGGCCGCTCCGCCAGCAGCCGCCTACGACGACCGTCTCGCGCACTGGATCGTGCGCGGCACCGGCCCCGCGCAGTGCGCGGCACGCCTGAGCCAGATCGAAGACGCACTGGAACTGCTCATCGCCCCACCGGCCCGCACGACCGCCTGCAGCCGATAG
- a CDS encoding AAA family ATPase has translation MFHEAQLNERYPLLSKLSEPLKKAERDIVGRGHEMMQLLASMSRPELCNALLLAEAGTGKLLPLGTPIPTPFGWTTMGDLQPSDFVLGRDGKPTRVSYVSEVDETPVLYDIALSDGQVVTACADHQWLVASVSGRAESYPTNVAITQARRDRVQVRREALLALAKGDIPEFSTVGELINLISEIEGVTWHRPTRLHTYLSKQGVERRNATRTTEQTWKSGTRVSTVHVHEFNTQIALKALSEQVFRRTSWGTNGELQESVFTTQQMVDAGVLCAGGKRRRFSIRVTESLDLPKADLLVDPYVLGAWLGDGSVGKGSFTQSDLLAGGETLSDMDHLIEQIDVAGYKPHRLTSDDKTVGTEGLRAQLRQVGVLSRKHIPIVYLRGSIEQRLALLQGLMDTDGTIEEHGICELALSDETLALGAEELIRSLGIKVNRTESAAGYRDAHGELVKCKPRHRMVFTTAQQVFRLPRKAARVPSTTRSTQEWLYITDISPAPTQPGKCIQVDNEDHMYLCGPGFVPTHNTALAQVTMLVDPDRLYLEVDPARMISEAGNAENMAAKLKGFFDEAEDFVKDEKHELVLFIDEFHQIIQLSDAAVEAIKPVLAASGARGIRIIAATTYEEFHKHISPNQPLVERLQRINLNPPDQATTIKILQGMAERYGVADEFYDDHVFRQIYEYTQRYMPASAQPRKSILVLDSMVGWHRLTHRPMDRDLLSDVLMESLNVNVAFRVDGAKIKKQLDEKVFSQDWATGAVARRLQLSVADLNDKGKPMASLLFTGSTGVGKFCIDSTRVPVYSSGGETTWKLHGDLVPGDRVFGRQGRPVEVLGHFPQGMQDVYRVTLWDGRTLDVGGPHLWTVYTAKQRSKKHAGKDVAPMVLSTQEMVERGVVRTYPGDSREDLKFFIPANGPVHWPEQDFDVDPYVLGVLIGNGCLTETQLTLSSGGDDADHTVWTVGEWLGSAPKSYGHNYSWVFPVGVGPVDDRRDSLYQTKDVLASVPDLIGARSAERRIPERYKHGSVQQRWALVQGLFDTDGSIGGSNDRFNVSYSTFSKGLAEDLREVLFSLGVSNTIKSWIRTKEGGRELVEYGVHVKVGNEDKARFFSLPRKHEIARRAVIETSGRKRVKKFDMVGIASIERLPEQQSSSCIYVNDEEHLYQAGQFVVTHNTELTKQLARLLFGDDQRHLIRFDMTEYAEDSSFAAFRSELTKRVWDLSHAVLLFDEVEKASAMVTRVLLQVLDDGRLNDDNNREVSFLNTYIVLTTNAGSEIYKDIAQYAADDTGSGKQLMEYEKLIRRSISSTTGDNRFPPELLGRIDAIVPFQPLSLPTQQKIVRKKLRQMVQEVFVKHNVRIDVDARVLQYLIEDKGDTDSDAGGARAAVAKLTDEVTTAVATFLNEHPSERRIRIDVVGDLVSDDKNLLSSDAYVEVSAVR, from the coding sequence ATGTTCCACGAGGCACAGCTCAACGAGCGCTACCCACTCCTGTCCAAGCTCTCGGAGCCGCTGAAGAAGGCCGAGCGCGACATCGTCGGCCGTGGGCACGAGATGATGCAGCTGCTGGCCTCGATGAGCCGTCCCGAACTGTGCAATGCGCTCCTGCTGGCCGAAGCCGGTACCGGAAAGCTGCTGCCGCTGGGCACGCCGATTCCGACGCCGTTCGGATGGACGACGATGGGCGATCTGCAGCCCAGCGACTTCGTGCTCGGGCGCGACGGCAAGCCGACCAGGGTCTCGTACGTCTCCGAGGTCGACGAGACGCCGGTGCTGTACGACATCGCACTGAGCGACGGTCAGGTGGTCACCGCCTGCGCGGATCACCAGTGGCTGGTGGCGTCTGTCTCTGGACGGGCGGAGTCGTATCCGACGAATGTCGCGATTACGCAGGCGCGTCGCGATCGTGTCCAGGTCCGCAGGGAGGCTCTCCTGGCACTGGCAAAGGGCGACATCCCCGAGTTCTCCACGGTAGGCGAACTGATCAACTTGATCAGCGAGATCGAGGGCGTGACGTGGCACAGGCCCACGCGTCTGCACACGTACCTGTCGAAGCAGGGTGTGGAGCGGCGCAATGCGACACGGACCACGGAACAGACCTGGAAGAGCGGCACTCGGGTCTCTACGGTGCATGTTCACGAGTTCAATACGCAGATCGCGCTCAAGGCGCTGTCCGAGCAGGTCTTCCGCCGTACGTCGTGGGGTACCAACGGCGAACTGCAGGAGTCGGTCTTCACGACTCAGCAGATGGTGGACGCCGGTGTGCTGTGCGCGGGAGGCAAGCGCCGCCGGTTCTCCATTCGCGTCACCGAGTCCCTAGATCTGCCGAAGGCCGATCTGCTGGTCGATCCCTACGTCCTCGGAGCGTGGCTCGGCGACGGTTCAGTGGGGAAGGGGTCGTTCACGCAGTCCGATCTGCTTGCCGGCGGCGAGACGTTGTCCGATATGGACCACCTGATCGAGCAGATCGACGTGGCGGGCTACAAGCCGCATCGGTTGACGAGCGATGACAAGACCGTGGGTACCGAAGGCCTCCGGGCGCAGCTGCGCCAGGTCGGTGTGCTCAGTCGCAAGCACATCCCGATCGTCTACTTGCGTGGGTCCATCGAGCAGCGCTTGGCACTGCTGCAGGGGCTCATGGATACGGACGGGACGATTGAAGAGCACGGCATTTGCGAGCTGGCTCTCTCCGACGAGACGCTGGCGCTTGGTGCCGAGGAGCTGATCCGCTCGCTGGGCATCAAGGTGAACCGTACGGAGTCAGCCGCCGGATACCGCGACGCCCACGGCGAGCTCGTGAAGTGCAAGCCCCGGCACCGCATGGTGTTCACCACGGCGCAGCAGGTGTTCCGTCTGCCGCGCAAGGCTGCTCGCGTCCCGAGCACGACGCGTTCGACACAGGAATGGCTCTACATCACGGATATCTCCCCCGCGCCGACCCAGCCGGGTAAGTGCATCCAGGTCGACAACGAGGACCACATGTACCTGTGCGGTCCCGGGTTCGTGCCGACGCACAACACCGCATTGGCCCAGGTCACGATGCTCGTGGATCCGGATCGCCTCTATCTCGAAGTGGATCCGGCGCGCATGATCTCTGAGGCGGGCAACGCCGAGAACATGGCCGCGAAGCTCAAGGGCTTCTTCGACGAGGCCGAGGACTTCGTCAAGGACGAGAAGCACGAACTGGTGCTCTTCATCGACGAGTTCCACCAGATCATCCAGCTCTCCGACGCCGCCGTCGAGGCGATCAAGCCGGTCCTCGCGGCCTCGGGAGCCCGAGGCATCAGGATCATCGCGGCGACGACCTACGAGGAGTTCCACAAGCACATCTCGCCGAACCAGCCGCTCGTCGAGCGCCTGCAGCGCATCAACCTCAACCCGCCGGACCAGGCGACGACCATCAAGATCCTGCAGGGCATGGCCGAACGGTACGGGGTGGCCGACGAGTTCTACGACGACCACGTCTTCCGGCAGATCTACGAGTACACCCAGCGTTACATGCCGGCCAGCGCCCAGCCGCGCAAGTCGATCCTCGTGCTCGACTCCATGGTCGGCTGGCATCGCCTGACGCACCGGCCGATGGACCGGGACCTGCTCTCGGACGTGCTCATGGAGTCCCTGAACGTGAACGTCGCATTCAGGGTCGACGGCGCGAAGATCAAGAAGCAGCTGGACGAGAAGGTGTTCAGCCAGGACTGGGCGACCGGCGCGGTGGCGCGTCGTCTGCAGTTGTCGGTGGCGGACCTCAACGACAAGGGCAAGCCGATGGCGAGCCTGCTGTTCACGGGCTCCACCGGTGTGGGGAAATTCTGCATCGACTCGACGCGGGTTCCTGTCTACTCGAGCGGCGGCGAGACCACCTGGAAGCTGCACGGCGACCTGGTCCCGGGCGACAGAGTGTTCGGTCGCCAAGGTCGCCCGGTCGAGGTGCTCGGACACTTCCCGCAGGGCATGCAGGACGTCTACCGGGTCACGCTCTGGGACGGCCGGACTCTCGACGTTGGAGGACCGCACTTGTGGACGGTCTACACAGCCAAGCAGCGGTCGAAGAAGCATGCGGGCAAGGACGTCGCGCCGATGGTTCTGAGCACGCAGGAAATGGTCGAGCGTGGCGTCGTGCGGACCTACCCCGGCGACTCTCGGGAGGATCTGAAGTTCTTCATCCCGGCGAACGGACCGGTGCACTGGCCGGAGCAGGACTTCGACGTCGACCCGTACGTCTTGGGCGTCCTCATCGGCAACGGGTGCCTCACTGAGACGCAGCTGACGCTCTCGTCTGGCGGGGACGACGCCGACCACACCGTGTGGACGGTGGGCGAATGGCTGGGATCGGCACCGAAGTCGTATGGGCACAACTACAGCTGGGTCTTCCCTGTCGGCGTTGGCCCGGTGGACGACCGCCGCGATTCGCTGTACCAGACGAAGGACGTGCTTGCCTCGGTTCCCGATCTGATCGGTGCGCGCTCGGCGGAACGCCGTATCCCGGAGAGGTACAAACACGGATCGGTACAGCAGCGGTGGGCACTGGTGCAGGGCCTTTTCGACACCGACGGATCGATCGGCGGCTCGAACGACCGCTTCAACGTCTCGTACTCGACGTTCTCCAAGGGGCTCGCGGAGGACCTCAGGGAGGTGCTGTTCTCGCTCGGCGTCTCGAACACGATCAAATCGTGGATACGCACGAAGGAGGGCGGGCGCGAACTGGTCGAGTACGGCGTGCACGTGAAGGTCGGCAACGAGGATAAGGCCCGGTTCTTCTCCCTCCCCCGCAAGCACGAGATCGCACGGCGGGCGGTCATCGAGACCTCGGGTCGTAAGCGCGTGAAGAAGTTCGACATGGTCGGCATCGCGTCGATCGAGAGGCTGCCGGAGCAGCAGAGCTCGTCGTGCATCTACGTCAACGACGAGGAGCACCTCTACCAGGCTGGTCAGTTCGTGGTCACGCACAACACGGAGCTCACGAAGCAGCTGGCGCGACTGCTGTTCGGTGACGACCAGCGGCACCTGATCCGGTTCGACATGACGGAGTACGCCGAGGACTCGTCGTTCGCGGCGTTCCGTTCTGAGCTAACCAAGCGCGTGTGGGACCTCTCCCACGCCGTACTTCTTTTCGACGAGGTCGAGAAGGCCTCGGCGATGGTGACACGCGTGCTGCTGCAGGTGCTCGACGACGGCCGGCTCAACGACGACAACAACCGCGAGGTGAGCTTCCTCAACACCTACATCGTGCTCACGACGAACGCCGGCTCGGAGATCTACAAGGACATCGCGCAGTACGCCGCCGACGACACGGGGTCGGGCAAGCAGCTGATGGAGTACGAGAAGCTCATCCGTCGCTCGATCTCCTCGACGACGGGCGACAACCGGTTTCCGCCCGAGTTGCTGGGCCGTATCGACGCGATCGTGCCTTTCCAGCCGCTGTCGTTGCCGACGCAGCAAAAGATCGTGCGGAAGAAGCTGCGCCAGATGGTGCAGGAGGTGTTCGTCAAGCACAACGTGCGCATCGACGTCGATGCGAGGGTCCTGCAGTACCTCATCGAGGACAAGGGCGACACCGACTCTGATGCCGGCGGTGCGCGTGCGGCTGTGGCGAAGCTGACCGACGAGGTCACCACCGCGGTGGCGACCTTCCTCAACGAGCACCCCTCGGAGCGACGGATTCGCATCGACGTCGTCGGCGACCTGGTCAGCGATGACAAGAACCTGCTGAGTTCCGACGCCTACGTCGAGGTCAGCGCGGTGCGATGA
- a CDS encoding HU family DNA-binding protein — METTTNPRVCKREFISRVATRSGLPVRVVKKVYESLLGELTGAVSCGETVMLTSFGRFYRQDHKGHTVRFGKSDVGDYVVLKFSASSTFNRRLGGDEEEISPETYGMIEDADEFENAIEDRELRAAS, encoded by the coding sequence ATGGAGACGACGACGAATCCGCGTGTCTGTAAGCGCGAGTTCATCTCTCGGGTCGCGACTCGCAGCGGGTTGCCGGTCCGAGTGGTGAAGAAGGTGTACGAGTCGTTGCTCGGCGAACTCACGGGCGCGGTCAGCTGTGGGGAGACGGTCATGCTCACGAGCTTCGGCCGCTTCTACCGACAGGATCACAAGGGCCACACGGTGCGTTTCGGCAAGAGCGACGTCGGCGACTACGTGGTGCTGAAGTTCTCCGCGTCGAGCACCTTCAACCGCCGGCTCGGTGGTGACGAGGAGGAGATCTCACCGGAGACCTACGGGATGATCGAGGATGCCGACGAGTTCGAGAACGCTATTGAGGATCGTGAGCTGCGAGCCGCGTCGTAG